A single Sphingopyxis chilensis DNA region contains:
- a CDS encoding crotonase/enoyl-CoA hydratase family protein, with product MTDTTILTERRGHILIVTINRPEARNAVNAAVHIGIGTALEEAENDPEIRVIVITGAGDKSFCAGADLVALSRGESLYPGDPAQQAWGFAGMVSHPISKPIIAAVNGFAFGGGCEIALMSDIIVAADHAQFGLPEVKVGLFAAAGGAFRLAQQLPKKLAMEYMLTGDPIPAARAAEFGLVNHVVPLADLLPTAIALAEKIAGNAPLSVQASKRVALGIDEGRIAADAPYWEHNTRERGVLMRSEDAREGPLAFAEKRKPQWKAR from the coding sequence ATGACCGATACCACCATCCTCACCGAACGGCGCGGCCACATCCTGATCGTCACGATCAACCGGCCCGAGGCGCGCAACGCCGTCAACGCCGCGGTCCACATCGGCATCGGCACCGCGCTCGAAGAGGCGGAAAACGACCCCGAAATCCGCGTCATCGTCATCACCGGCGCGGGCGACAAGAGCTTCTGCGCCGGCGCCGATCTGGTCGCGCTGTCGCGCGGCGAAAGCCTCTACCCCGGCGATCCCGCGCAGCAGGCGTGGGGTTTTGCGGGCATGGTTTCGCACCCGATCTCGAAACCGATCATCGCCGCGGTCAACGGCTTCGCCTTCGGCGGTGGCTGCGAGATCGCGCTGATGAGCGATATCATCGTCGCCGCCGACCATGCGCAATTCGGGCTGCCCGAGGTCAAGGTGGGGCTGTTCGCCGCGGCGGGCGGCGCCTTCCGCCTCGCGCAGCAACTGCCGAAGAAGCTCGCAATGGAATATATGCTCACGGGCGATCCGATCCCCGCCGCGCGGGCGGCCGAATTCGGGTTGGTCAATCATGTCGTCCCGCTCGCCGACCTGCTCCCCACCGCGATCGCGCTCGCCGAAAAGATTGCCGGTAACGCGCCGCTGTCGGTGCAAGCCTCGAAGCGCGTCGCGCTCGGTATCGACGAAGGGCGCATCGCCGCCGACGCGCCCTATTGGGAGCATAACACGCGCGAACGCGGCGTGCTGATGCGCAGCGAGGATGCCCGCGAAGGCCCGCTTGCCTTTGCCGAAAAGCGCAAGCCCCAATGGAAAGCGCGCTAA
- the fsa gene encoding fructose-6-phosphate aldolase encodes MKFFADTAEIADIQELAATGLLDGVTTNPSLIAKSGRDFKEVTREICALTTGPVSAEVVALDHETMMKEAEILRKIADNVCIKVPLTIDGLKTCKALTSDGTMVNVTLCFSAAQALLAAKAGATFVSPFVGRHDDNGFDGMQLISDIRLIYDNYGYETEILVASVRHGIHVLEAAKIGADVMTAPPSVIKGLFKHILTEKGIEGFLADWAKTGQSI; translated from the coding sequence ATGAAATTCTTCGCCGACACCGCCGAAATCGCCGACATCCAGGAACTCGCCGCGACCGGCCTGCTCGACGGCGTTACCACCAACCCGTCGCTGATCGCCAAGTCGGGCCGCGATTTCAAGGAAGTGACCCGCGAAATCTGCGCGCTGACCACGGGCCCGGTGTCGGCCGAGGTCGTCGCGCTCGACCATGAAACGATGATGAAAGAGGCGGAAATCCTCCGCAAGATCGCCGATAATGTCTGCATCAAGGTGCCGCTGACGATCGACGGTTTGAAAACCTGCAAGGCGCTGACCAGCGACGGCACGATGGTCAATGTCACGCTCTGCTTCTCGGCAGCGCAGGCGCTGCTTGCTGCCAAGGCCGGCGCGACCTTCGTCTCGCCCTTTGTCGGCCGTCACGACGACAATGGCTTCGACGGCATGCAGCTCATCTCAGACATCCGGCTGATCTACGACAATTATGGCTATGAAACCGAAATTCTCGTCGCGAGCGTGCGCCACGGCATCCATGTGCTCGAAGCCGCGAAGATCGGCGCCGACGTGATGACCGCGCCGCCGTCGGTGATCAAGGGGCTGTTCAAGCATATCCTGACCGAAAAGGGCATCGAAGGCTTCCTCGCCGATTGGGCAAAGACCGGTCAGTCGATCTGA
- the radA gene encoding DNA repair protein RadA, with the protein MAKAKRQYVCQNCGSATYRWQGQCADCGEWNTLVEEAAETVFSAKHDLSRGGRTLTLETLDADSKMPERMLCGIAEFDRALGGGFVAGSATLIGGDPGIGKSTLLLQAAGRLAKAGKSVVYISGEEAAAQVRLRAQRLGLGNAPVALASATSVRDILATLDGREADFVVIDSIQTMHSDLIDSAPGTVSQVRASAQELIRYAKDSDAAIVLVGHVTKDGTIAGPRVLEHMVDTVLAFEGERSHQYRILRAVKNRFGGTDEIGVFAMGEEGLGEVANPSSLFLTDRSRDVPGSVVFPALEGTRPVLVEVQALTVRLASGATPRRAVVGWDSGRLAMVLAVLEARCGLQMGAAEVYLNIAGGYRLTDPAADLAVAAALISAFSERPVPADAIVFGELSLSGEVRQVAHDGLRLREAAKLGFSRGWGPTGMKGVGGISVTGFGRLGELVDLMLGRD; encoded by the coding sequence ATGGCCAAAGCGAAACGTCAATATGTCTGCCAGAATTGCGGCTCCGCCACCTATCGCTGGCAGGGGCAGTGCGCCGATTGCGGCGAGTGGAACACGCTCGTCGAGGAAGCCGCCGAGACGGTGTTTTCGGCGAAACATGATCTGAGCCGCGGCGGGCGGACGCTGACGCTCGAAACGCTCGATGCCGACAGCAAGATGCCCGAGCGGATGCTGTGCGGGATCGCCGAGTTCGACCGCGCGCTTGGTGGCGGCTTCGTCGCGGGTTCGGCGACCTTGATCGGCGGCGATCCGGGGATCGGCAAGTCGACCTTGCTGCTGCAGGCGGCGGGACGGCTCGCCAAGGCGGGCAAGTCGGTCGTCTATATCAGCGGCGAGGAAGCGGCGGCGCAGGTGCGGCTGCGCGCGCAGCGGCTGGGGCTCGGCAATGCGCCGGTCGCGCTGGCGAGCGCGACGTCGGTGCGCGATATCCTGGCGACGCTCGACGGGCGCGAGGCCGATTTCGTGGTGATCGATTCGATCCAGACGATGCACAGCGACCTGATCGACAGCGCGCCGGGGACGGTGAGCCAGGTCCGCGCGTCGGCGCAGGAACTGATCCGCTATGCCAAGGACAGCGACGCCGCGATCGTGCTCGTCGGCCATGTCACGAAGGACGGGACGATCGCGGGACCGCGCGTGCTCGAACATATGGTCGATACGGTGCTGGCGTTCGAGGGCGAGCGCAGCCACCAATATCGCATCCTTCGCGCGGTCAAGAACCGCTTTGGCGGCACGGACGAGATCGGCGTCTTCGCGATGGGCGAGGAAGGGTTGGGCGAGGTCGCCAATCCGTCGAGCCTGTTCCTGACCGATCGCAGCCGCGACGTGCCCGGGTCGGTGGTGTTCCCGGCGCTCGAGGGCACACGCCCGGTGCTGGTCGAGGTGCAGGCGCTGACGGTGCGGCTCGCGAGCGGCGCGACGCCGCGCCGTGCCGTCGTGGGCTGGGACAGCGGGCGGCTCGCGATGGTGCTCGCGGTGCTGGAGGCGCGTTGCGGGCTGCAGATGGGCGCGGCGGAAGTTTATCTCAACATCGCGGGTGGCTATCGGCTGACCGATCCCGCCGCCGATCTTGCCGTCGCGGCGGCGCTGATCTCGGCGTTCAGCGAGCGGCCGGTGCCCGCCGATGCGATCGTGTTCGGCGAACTGTCGCTGTCGGGCGAGGTGCGGCAGGTTGCGCACGACGGGCTGCGTCTGCGCGAAGCGGCCAAGCTCGGTTTTTCGCGCGGCTGGGGCCCCACGGGAATGAAGGGCGTCGGCGGGATTTCGGTCACGGGTTTCGGACGGCTCGGCGAACTCGTTGACCTGATGCTCGGGCGCGACTAG
- a CDS encoding CvpA family protein, giving the protein MGSLTALDIIVLTLVGGGAVLGFSRGLVQEVTTLLAWVLAIAAVRFFHPLVTDLLAGWVGTEGGAAMLAFVLLFGGVFVLAKWGSRAMGQRSRASLVGGFDRGLGAGFGAVKGLLIASIAFMIVTLLYGIGYGNAQRPAWMTESRTYPALNATSGAMSKVIAERRAEAREAEAEAAQDDAS; this is encoded by the coding sequence ATGGGAAGTCTGACGGCTCTGGATATCATCGTGCTGACGCTCGTCGGCGGCGGCGCGGTGCTCGGTTTTTCGCGCGGCCTGGTGCAGGAGGTGACCACGCTGCTCGCGTGGGTCCTGGCGATCGCGGCGGTGCGCTTTTTTCACCCGCTCGTCACCGACCTGCTCGCGGGCTGGGTCGGGACCGAGGGCGGCGCGGCGATGCTGGCGTTCGTGCTGCTCTTTGGCGGCGTTTTCGTACTGGCCAAATGGGGATCGCGCGCGATGGGGCAGCGCAGCCGCGCGTCGCTCGTCGGCGGGTTCGACCGTGGGCTCGGCGCGGGCTTCGGCGCGGTGAAGGGCCTGTTGATCGCCTCGATCGCCTTCATGATCGTAACGCTGCTCTATGGTATCGGCTATGGCAATGCGCAGCGCCCCGCGTGGATGACCGAAAGCCGCACCTATCCCGCGCTCAACGCGACGAGTGGCGCGATGAGCAAGGTGATCGCCGAGCGGCGTGCCGAGGCGCGCGAGGCGGAAGCTGAAGCTGCGCAGGACGACGCATCATGA
- a CDS encoding iron-sulfur cluster assembly scaffold protein yields the protein MSAPLYNRDILALAVATADYLPIADAQHRASKRAPLCGSAIILDLDTDDAGRVARVGLHVEACALGQASAALLARHAPGLGLAEIRAARDGIAGWFAGEGDRPDWPGFDLLAPARDYPARHGAILLPFDAAIAALEDRAAAA from the coding sequence ATGAGCGCGCCGCTTTACAATCGCGACATATTGGCGCTCGCGGTCGCGACCGCCGACTATCTGCCGATCGCCGATGCGCAGCACCGCGCGAGCAAGCGCGCACCGCTGTGCGGCAGCGCGATCATCCTCGACCTCGACACCGACGATGCGGGGCGCGTCGCGCGCGTTGGGCTGCACGTCGAAGCCTGTGCGCTGGGGCAGGCGTCGGCGGCGTTGCTCGCGCGCCATGCGCCGGGGCTGGGGCTCGCCGAAATCCGCGCGGCGCGCGACGGCATCGCCGGCTGGTTCGCGGGCGAGGGCGATCGGCCCGACTGGCCGGGATTCGACCTGCTCGCCCCCGCGCGCGACTATCCCGCGCGCCACGGCGCGATCCTGCTGCCCTTCGACGCCGCGATCGCGGCGCTCGAGGATCGGGCGGCAGCGGCATGA
- a CDS encoding cation:proton antiporter domain-containing protein, with amino-acid sequence MNWLALTAATSEAAEKVAEAATDTALIEGAILLGVATLFVLIFRRLGLGAVLGYLIAGAVVGPHGLGLVGGGESKLAFAELGIAFLLFLVGLELSPRRLWDMRRAIFGLGMMQVAVTGLILTGLIYLTLGFSPAASLALGLPLALSSTAQVLPGLKSSGRINSPFGEKAFSILLFQDLAIVPMITIVAVLSRAPADPSAPPGWQMAFFTLWAIIVLVLAGRFIVNPLLRIVGRYGERELFVVVGLLTILASAALMHSLHLSTALGAFIAGVMLADSPYRHEIESDVEPFRLILLGLFFLAVGMVLDVGAVMERPLLVLSLALGLVAVKVVVLTLIVKAFGKSWQAALGLGLLLSQGGEFGFLLFAQASDALLIEPEAASLFSAVVTLSMVTTPFLMLFARNLEFAPGADESDLDDPEGAPRGSAIVVGYGRFGQIVSQMLHGVACSVTLIDKKPSQIELSSRFDTKVYFGDGLRVDLLRRAGAEEARLIIFCIDDASVDAAALKPIVEAFPNAKILMRVFDRRQLLAVDGAGVDTVVREVFESSVAMGLTALRYLDVDPSEMDDVEATLRHLDETRLRAQLDEGDLSAGMDHRFKPGGGREADSVLEKFRRKRLAAKIAREENEAMGLTSES; translated from the coding sequence ATGAACTGGCTCGCCCTCACCGCGGCGACGTCGGAAGCCGCTGAGAAGGTCGCCGAAGCCGCGACCGACACGGCGCTGATCGAAGGCGCGATCCTGCTCGGCGTCGCGACCTTGTTCGTGCTGATCTTCCGCCGGCTCGGCCTCGGCGCGGTACTCGGCTATCTGATCGCGGGCGCGGTCGTCGGGCCGCACGGGCTCGGGCTCGTCGGTGGCGGCGAATCGAAGCTGGCCTTTGCCGAACTCGGCATCGCCTTCCTGCTCTTCCTCGTCGGGCTCGAACTGTCGCCGCGCCGGCTCTGGGACATGCGCCGCGCGATCTTCGGTCTCGGCATGATGCAGGTCGCGGTCACGGGACTTATACTGACCGGCCTCATCTATCTGACCCTCGGCTTCAGCCCGGCCGCCTCGCTCGCGCTCGGCCTGCCGCTCGCGCTGTCCTCGACGGCGCAGGTGCTGCCGGGGCTCAAAAGCTCGGGGCGGATCAATTCGCCCTTCGGCGAAAAGGCCTTTTCGATCCTGCTGTTCCAGGATCTGGCGATCGTCCCGATGATCACCATCGTCGCCGTGCTGTCGCGCGCACCCGCCGATCCCTCGGCGCCGCCGGGGTGGCAGATGGCCTTCTTCACCTTGTGGGCGATCATCGTGCTGGTGCTGGCGGGGCGCTTCATCGTCAATCCGCTGCTTCGCATCGTCGGCCGCTATGGCGAGCGCGAGTTGTTCGTCGTCGTCGGGCTGCTGACCATCCTTGCGAGCGCCGCCTTGATGCACAGCCTGCATCTGTCGACCGCGCTCGGCGCGTTCATCGCAGGCGTGATGCTGGCCGATTCGCCCTATCGGCACGAAATCGAGTCGGACGTCGAGCCTTTCCGTCTGATCCTGCTCGGCCTCTTCTTCCTCGCGGTCGGCATGGTGCTCGACGTCGGCGCGGTGATGGAACGTCCGTTGCTCGTCCTTTCGCTGGCGCTCGGGCTGGTCGCGGTGAAGGTCGTCGTGCTGACGCTGATCGTAAAGGCATTCGGCAAGAGCTGGCAGGCGGCGCTAGGCCTCGGCCTGTTGCTCAGCCAGGGCGGCGAGTTCGGTTTCCTGCTCTTCGCGCAGGCGTCCGACGCGCTGCTCATCGAACCCGAGGCCGCGAGCCTGTTCAGCGCCGTCGTGACGCTGTCGATGGTGACGACGCCGTTCCTTATGCTGTTCGCGCGCAACCTGGAGTTCGCACCCGGAGCCGACGAATCCGATCTCGACGATCCCGAAGGGGCGCCGCGCGGATCGGCGATCGTCGTCGGCTATGGCCGCTTCGGCCAGATCGTGTCGCAGATGCTGCACGGCGTCGCCTGCTCGGTCACGCTGATCGACAAGAAACCGAGCCAGATCGAGCTGTCGAGCCGCTTCGACACCAAGGTTTATTTCGGCGACGGGCTACGCGTCGACCTGCTCCGCCGCGCGGGCGCCGAAGAAGCGCGGCTGATCATCTTCTGTATCGACGATGCCTCGGTCGATGCGGCGGCGCTGAAGCCGATCGTCGAAGCCTTTCCGAACGCGAAGATATTGATGCGCGTGTTCGATCGCCGCCAACTGCTCGCGGTCGACGGCGCGGGGGTCGATACGGTCGTGCGCGAAGTCTTCGAAAGCTCGGTCGCGATGGGGCTGACGGCACTGCGCTATCTCGACGTCGACCCGAGCGAGATGGACGATGTCGAGGCGACGTTGCGCCATCTCGACGAAACGCGGCTCCGGGCGCAACTCGACGAGGGCGACCTGTCGGCGGGGATGGACCATCGCTTCAAGCCGGGGGGCGGGCGCGAAGCCGACAGCGTGCTCGAAAAGTTCCGGCGCAAAAGGCTCGCGGCGAAGATCGCGCGCGAAGAGAATGAGGCGATGGGGCTCACGAGCGAGAGCTAG
- the aroB gene encoding 3-dehydroquinate synthase, which yields MEKLTVELGARSYPILIGDGLIREIGEHVAPILKRPRTMIVTDSHVADHYLIPLGTSLAMANISFSSFVLDPGEGTKSWAGLARLTEWLIGEGVERGDHVIALGGGVIGDLVGFACSIVKRGCNFVQVPTTLLAQVDSSVGGKTAINVPAGKNLIGAFHQPAMVVIDPTTLETLPRRELGAGYAEVVKYGLIDDAGFFAWCEANGAALLAGDSAARHKAIAHSVSAKARIVAADERETQDIRALLNLGHSFGHALEAETGYSDRLLHGEAVAAGMVLAHQFSAANGLCAPEDADRVRDHLASVDLPHSLASAGVNTGGGELAAHMAHDKKVRGGKLPLILTRGIGQSFVTDEYGLDAVAAFLDGQRAA from the coding sequence ATGGAAAAGCTGACGGTAGAGCTGGGCGCTCGCAGCTATCCGATCCTGATCGGCGACGGGCTGATCCGCGAGATCGGCGAACATGTCGCGCCGATACTGAAGCGTCCGCGCACGATGATCGTCACCGACAGCCATGTCGCCGACCATTATCTGATCCCGCTCGGCACTTCGCTGGCGATGGCGAACATCTCCTTCTCCTCCTTCGTGCTCGACCCCGGCGAGGGTACCAAGAGCTGGGCCGGCCTCGCGCGCCTCACCGAATGGCTGATCGGCGAAGGCGTGGAACGCGGCGACCATGTCATCGCCCTGGGGGGAGGCGTGATCGGCGACCTTGTCGGTTTCGCATGCAGCATCGTCAAGCGCGGCTGCAACTTCGTCCAGGTCCCGACGACCCTGCTCGCGCAGGTCGACAGCAGCGTCGGCGGCAAGACCGCGATCAACGTGCCCGCGGGTAAGAATCTGATCGGCGCCTTTCATCAGCCCGCGATGGTCGTGATCGACCCGACGACGCTCGAAACGCTGCCGCGCCGCGAGCTCGGCGCCGGCTATGCCGAGGTCGTCAAATATGGGCTGATCGACGACGCCGGTTTTTTCGCCTGGTGCGAAGCGAATGGCGCGGCCTTGCTCGCGGGCGACAGCGCGGCACGGCATAAGGCAATTGCCCACAGCGTTTCGGCCAAGGCGCGGATCGTCGCCGCCGACGAGCGCGAGACGCAGGATATTCGCGCGCTGCTCAACCTCGGGCACAGCTTCGGCCACGCGCTCGAGGCCGAAACGGGCTATTCGGACCGACTGCTCCATGGCGAGGCGGTCGCGGCGGGCATGGTGCTCGCGCATCAATTCTCGGCCGCGAACGGCCTGTGTGCGCCGGAGGATGCCGACCGCGTGCGCGATCACCTCGCGAGCGTCGATCTGCCGCACAGCCTTGCGAGCGCGGGGGTGAACACGGGCGGCGGCGAACTCGCCGCGCATATGGCACACGACAAGAAGGTGCGCGGCGGCAAGCTGCCGCTGATCCTGACGCGCGGCATCGGGCAAAGCTTCGTCACCGACGAATATGGCCTCGATGCGGTGGCGGCGTTCCTCGACGGACAGCGCGCCGCATAG
- a CDS encoding shikimate kinase codes for MSRNPKSPSPAIAASIRDRSIVLVGLMGSGKSTVGRRLAQRLGMRFADADDEIERAAGMTISDIFARFGEAHFRDGERRVIARLLGGKPMVLATGGGAFINEETRDLILRDSLCIWLDADIPTLVERVGRRSHRPLLKDRDPGTVLRELAAVRNPIYAEAHLRISSASTPHDHTVRAILEALSKWEDPQWKS; via the coding sequence ATGTCGCGAAACCCGAAAAGCCCTTCGCCAGCCATAGCCGCGTCGATCCGCGACCGGTCGATCGTGCTCGTCGGGCTGATGGGCTCGGGAAAGTCGACCGTCGGCCGCCGCCTCGCGCAGCGCCTCGGCATGCGTTTCGCCGACGCCGACGACGAGATCGAGCGCGCCGCCGGAATGACGATCTCCGACATTTTCGCGCGCTTCGGCGAAGCGCATTTCCGCGACGGCGAGCGCCGTGTGATCGCGCGCCTGCTCGGCGGAAAACCAATGGTTCTCGCCACCGGCGGCGGGGCCTTCATCAATGAAGAGACCCGCGACCTGATCCTGCGCGACAGCCTCTGCATCTGGCTCGACGCCGACATCCCGACGCTCGTCGAACGCGTCGGACGCCGCAGCCACCGCCCGCTTTTGAAAGACCGCGACCCCGGCACGGTGCTGCGCGAACTGGCGGCGGTCCGCAATCCCATCTATGCCGAGGCGCATCTGCGCATCAGCTCGGCGAGCACGCCGCACGACCATACGGTGCGCGCGATCCTGGAGGCCCTGTCAAAGTGGGAAGATCCGCAATGGAAAAGCTGA